A genome region from Anaerolineae bacterium includes the following:
- the rplD gene encoding 50S ribosomal protein L4 — protein MQVPLRNMQGEIVGEVELRDDIFGVPLTPATKAVMHQALLRQLANARLGTHDTKTRGEVAGGGRKIWRQKGTGRARQGSIRAPHWRHGGVVFGPHPRSYAQKMPRKMRRLALRAALSAKAADQQIVVLDELALEAPKTRQMLQVLGALKLDSSVLILLPAKDTAVELSARNLPQVKTLLANYLNVRDLLGYDYVLMPKGSLAVIESILGQ, from the coding sequence ATGCAAGTGCCATTGCGAAATATGCAGGGTGAAATCGTAGGCGAAGTCGAACTGCGCGACGACATATTTGGGGTGCCATTGACGCCGGCGACCAAGGCAGTGATGCATCAGGCATTACTGCGGCAGTTGGCCAACGCCCGGCTGGGCACCCACGACACCAAGACGCGCGGCGAGGTTGCCGGCGGCGGCCGCAAGATCTGGCGGCAGAAGGGCACCGGTCGAGCGCGCCAGGGGAGCATCCGCGCACCGCACTGGCGGCACGGCGGCGTGGTCTTTGGCCCTCATCCGCGCAGCTATGCTCAGAAGATGCCGCGCAAGATGCGGCGCCTGGCACTGCGGGCGGCCTTGTCGGCCAAGGCGGCGGACCAGCAGATCGTCGTGCTGGATGAGCTGGCTCTGGAAGCGCCGAAGACCAGGCAGATGCTGCAGGTGCTCGGTGCGCTGAAGCTGGATTCCAGCGTGTTGATCCTCCTGCCGGCCAAGGATACCGCCGTCGAGCTGTCGGCGCGCAACCTGCCGCAGGTCAAGACACTGCTGGCCAATTACCTGAACGTGCGCGACCTCCTGGGCTATGATTACGTGCTGATGCCCAAGGGTTCGCTGGCAGTCATCGAGTCCATCCTGGGGCAGTAG